Proteins encoded within one genomic window of Saccharopolyspora pogona:
- a CDS encoding COG1361 family protein: MPTYRGSWRLRVIGNDAMYPQRVVIDGSVADVIPGKVGQEKLISGKEWHLRLEYHDGSRWKRSTKVLPQQVRRNGNQAAQIIVSKDTFKFDSAPNDLVLSLEKVAESPNEQFSIENLFASDSINLTKLGGDALNRAHGEHLLGVEIKNTGVEEFSYDALLEFSSQGRARLAEHEVLVQDEWSPAVLRSTGQEVFDGAVSVPPLDVGETTTVYFQVDSTLARPGDPSIEFELRQESDGQTVTSRSTAAITVQGGAPARRPDGRAKAGRRTATTPTRTLPRAATSFVHEHPGATANGQ, translated from the coding sequence ATGCCCACGTATCGCGGCAGTTGGCGACTGCGCGTCATCGGCAATGATGCAATGTACCCACAGCGTGTTGTGATCGACGGTTCGGTCGCCGACGTCATACCTGGTAAGGTCGGCCAGGAAAAGTTGATCAGCGGCAAGGAATGGCATCTCAGGCTGGAATACCACGACGGCAGCCGTTGGAAGCGGAGCACTAAAGTCTTACCGCAACAGGTGAGGCGCAACGGAAACCAAGCAGCACAGATCATCGTCAGCAAGGACACGTTCAAGTTCGACTCCGCCCCTAACGATCTTGTCCTCAGCCTTGAAAAGGTCGCGGAAAGTCCTAACGAACAGTTCTCGATCGAAAATCTGTTCGCTTCCGACAGCATCAACTTGACCAAGCTCGGCGGCGATGCCTTGAACCGCGCGCATGGAGAGCATTTGCTCGGAGTCGAGATCAAGAACACGGGCGTCGAGGAATTCAGTTACGACGCCCTCCTCGAATTCTCGTCGCAGGGCCGGGCGCGACTGGCCGAGCACGAAGTCCTGGTTCAAGACGAGTGGTCACCCGCCGTACTCCGCTCCACAGGCCAGGAGGTCTTCGACGGAGCCGTGTCCGTACCACCCTTGGACGTCGGGGAGACCACTACCGTCTACTTCCAGGTCGACTCCACCCTAGCGAGGCCCGGCGATCCGTCGATCGAGTTCGAACTGCGGCAAGAATCCGACGGCCAGACCGTGACCAGCCGCAGCACGGCGGCGATCACAGTGCAAGGCGGAGCACCGGCTCGCCGGCCAGACGGCCGCGCCAAGGCCGGCCGCCGCACAGCCACTACTCCAACGCGAACCCTGCCCCGGGCGGCGACCAGCTTCGTCCACGAACACCCCGGTGCAACAGCCAACGGGCAATAG
- a CDS encoding helix-turn-helix transcriptional regulator, with the protein MDRVRVAVLAEDPITVAGLASCLKSREELFVAPNPAEADVIVFAADRVNAKVLAELRLSAQQVSAPRVLVTNEFNPADVLSVVESRVVAVLPRTSANGTRLTNSVVAAAKGAGTMAPDLLGELLKQVDHLQREVLTPRGLNASGLTNREVDVLRLMADGMDTAEIAQKLCYSERTVKNVIYGVTSRLNLRNRPHAVAYAMRAGAI; encoded by the coding sequence ATGGACCGAGTTCGAGTGGCTGTTCTGGCCGAAGACCCGATCACCGTAGCCGGTCTGGCGAGTTGCCTGAAGTCACGGGAGGAGTTGTTCGTGGCGCCGAACCCGGCTGAAGCCGACGTGATCGTATTCGCTGCGGACCGCGTCAACGCCAAGGTCCTGGCCGAGCTGAGACTGTCGGCACAACAGGTGTCGGCGCCCAGAGTGCTGGTGACCAACGAGTTCAACCCGGCCGACGTACTCAGCGTGGTCGAATCCCGCGTGGTGGCCGTGCTGCCTCGAACCTCCGCGAACGGAACGAGGCTGACCAACAGCGTGGTCGCTGCGGCCAAAGGCGCCGGGACGATGGCCCCGGATCTGCTTGGTGAGTTGCTCAAGCAGGTCGATCACTTGCAGCGTGAAGTCCTGACGCCTCGGGGTTTGAACGCTTCCGGGTTGACCAACCGGGAAGTTGACGTGCTGCGGCTGATGGCCGACGGCATGGACACCGCGGAGATCGCGCAGAAGCTGTGCTACTCGGAACGAACGGTCAAGAACGTCATCTACGGGGTAACCAGCCGACTCAACCTGCGCAACCGGCCACACGCGGTGGCGTATGCGATGCGAGCTGGAGCGATCTGA